GCTGAAGACACCCCCTTGAAGGGCTCAGATGCGCCGAAGATGAACAGAAAGCTTGACCCGGCAATCCGCTTCGAGTTTGTACTTGACGCATCCGAAAAGCAGACCGTCCGCGACCAGCTGATGCGATGGCAGGAACTCTCGAACGCAAGCGATTTGGCGTGCGACGTTGAGCAGTGCCGTTTAACGTATCACGTTTGCTTTGATTCCAAGAGAAATCAAGAATTGCGATTCTTCACCGTGGATGGCGCCGAAATTGACGAGCGTTTTTTAGTGCGGAAGTTCGGCGAAGAGACAAGAGGAAGGCTCATCGAAATGCCGGGAGGCGTTCAGAAACTCGACGATGTTGTTTTATGCACCATCGAGATCATTCAAAGCAATAAAATGACATCGATCAAACTGTCTGAGATCCTGGAGATAGAATCAGCGATCGAAGATATTCGAGGAAAGATCGCCCAGCTTATCGAGTCCGCGATTCGGGCCGCCGACGACGAACACGATGGCCTCGAAACTGAAGCCGAGGATGACGAAGAACAAGAAGATGATAACGAAGAGGAAGAAATCGATGAGGAGAGTCACAAAGATGATGACAGCGGAAATGAAATTGATTCCGATCCTCCAATCAACGAGCCTCATCGTGAAATATCCGAGGACGATCTACAACGTCACCTGCCGGCAAGCAAGCTGACCGAATACTTACAGCTTCAGCGAAGGCTGCAAAGCCTTGAGCTTTCGAAGTTCGGCGCAACGGGCGATCTGGAACATGCCTACAATGTTCCAGCTTTGATCGCATCGAACAGAGCTGACATTGAGCGACTTTGTAGACGACTCGAAGGGTACAATTCACGTCGAGATGCGAACGAACTTGCAATCTCAGAATTATCATCTCTTAAAACCCTTACGGCAGAGCAAAAGAAACAACTCGTTTATGAACGAAAGCAGTTTGCCAACCGCTCGAGACTGATTGAGAACGCACAGCGAGAACTCAACCGAACGAGGCTGGAACTAGCAGCCCTTGAGACGCCACTCACAGATTGGTTTACTACCAGCAAAGCCGATCTGAATCTGCAGCTAGGGGACGCGCTTGATTCACACTTCGGTAGCCAACTGCCTCGTGTAGTGATGTGGACGCACAGCGATCGCTACATGCTGCAAGGTGAGACCGATTTTGGGACGATGACGACCGTCGAGCACCTCGATGAACTATCGCGTCCATTGCTCAACCTTTTTCGAATCGGCCTTAACCTTGACACCCTGGAAGGCATAAAAGAGACGATAGGAGAAATCCAGTCGGACGGAGGGCAACGCACGCGTTACCAAACGCAAATCAATCGGCGTCTCAAAGATTACTTGAAGCAAGTTTGGCCAACGTATGATCAGCAGTTACACATCTCACTCGAACAAGAACGCATTCGAGTTCAATTCTTCGATCCCTCGTGCGACGACGCCAGCTACTTCAACATGCAGGAGAGAAGCCAAGGCTGCCAGACATTCATATCCTTCCTTCTGACTATAGGTGCTGAAGCAAAAACCGGTGTGATATCAAATTCCCTCCTTCTACTCGACGAGCCGGAAATTCACCTGCACCCGTCGGGTGTTCGATACATGCTTAAGGAGTTAATCGAGGCATCTCGTCACAGCAATACTGTCGTATTCGCCACGCATTCAGTCTTCATGATTGATACGGAGAACTACGATCGGCACGTCATTGTAAAAAAGGAGCAGGAACTTACCGTCATACAGCCGTCGCGTCGCGATCGAATCGGCTTCTTCATGCAAGAGGAAGTACTGTACTCGGCGTTAGATGTACATCCAACGCGTGATTTCGGATTGCGACAGCAATTCAATTTCGTGTTTGAAGGCGATGGCGATGCGACGCTTTTCGA
This sequence is a window from Lacipirellula parvula. Protein-coding genes within it:
- a CDS encoding AAA family ATPase is translated as MKLVAAHIDAFRSIIGRTLELSHECLGLVGINESGKSNVLAALSVLAEDTPLKGSDAPKMNRKLDPAIRFEFVLDASEKQTVRDQLMRWQELSNASDLACDVEQCRLTYHVCFDSKRNQELRFFTVDGAEIDERFLVRKFGEETRGRLIEMPGGVQKLDDVVLCTIEIIQSNKMTSIKLSEILEIESAIEDIRGKIAQLIESAIRAADDEHDGLETEAEDDEEQEDDNEEEEIDEESHKDDDSGNEIDSDPPINEPHREISEDDLQRHLPASKLTEYLQLQRRLQSLELSKFGATGDLEHAYNVPALIASNRADIERLCRRLEGYNSRRDANELAISELSSLKTLTAEQKKQLVYERKQFANRSRLIENAQRELNRTRLELAALETPLTDWFTTSKADLNLQLGDALDSHFGSQLPRVVMWTHSDRYMLQGETDFGTMTTVEHLDELSRPLLNLFRIGLNLDTLEGIKETIGEIQSDGGQRTRYQTQINRRLKDYLKQVWPTYDQQLHISLEQERIRVQFFDPSCDDASYFNMQERSQGCQTFISFLLTIGAEAKTGVISNSLLLLDEPEIHLHPSGVRYMLKELIEASRHSNTVVFATHSVFMIDTENYDRHVIVKKEQELTVIQPSRRDRIGFFMQEEVLYSALDVHPTRDFGLRQQFNFVFEGDGDATLFESYFTRGLRVETRPFELNKTSFYQGGKCGDILKYFKRTPIQLGATWIFLLDRDMPADELRTFLVNRFQPFVDQFVFVYQYSEADRTDITTTELEDMLPIPFLSRSIVSASEATGVSVPEDDRRDGESFDAEMIRKIIDADDRKRFETSFKSHLNRNLRDACKGLRKHEDFIASFPKYTAWADRVVGDIAAKRNGATSKPKTSTQ